The following are encoded together in the Labrus mixtus chromosome 2, fLabMix1.1, whole genome shotgun sequence genome:
- the si:dkey-45d16.4 gene encoding uncharacterized protein si:dkey-45d16.4, producing MERVVVVEVPINNGFSLAGPSTTPRKRQVRFSARHDIILLREVITQNPFASKEPGRMWARVGEIITSALQDESFEVDARRCRERTMLLLDYYKKQDFPSLRRFGTERLYAQKEDLLHEVLELEAEKGLLVSGESTKYQEDELRKRAVEELTLPEQDKPNIAITHPAGKIALERERLGADRKERERRFELESQERQVILDLLKEKVLKG from the exons ATGGAgcgtgtggtggtggtggaagtACCGATCAACAACG GTTTTTCCCTGGCTGGCCCCTCCACCACCCCACGGAAGCGTCAGGTGCGTTTCTCGGCCCGCCATGACATCATCCTTCTGCGGGAGGTTATCACCCAGAACCCCTTCGCCTCCAAAGAACCAG GGCGGATGTGGGCCCGTGTGGGCGAGATTATTACCTCAGCCCTTCAAGATGAAAGCTTCGAGGTGGACGCCAGAAGGTGCAGGGAGCGCACCATGCTGCTGCTCGACTACTACAAGAAACAAGACTTCCCCAGTCTGCGCAG GTTTGGAACAGAGAGGTTGTACGCCCAGAAGGAGGATCTGCTGCATGAGGTTCTGGAGCTGGAGGCGGAGAAGGGGCTCCTGGTCAGCGGGGAAAGCACAAAGTACCAG GAGGATGAGCTGAGAAAACGAGCCGTAGAAGAACTAACTCTCCCAGAGCAAGACAAACCCAACATCGCGATCACACACCCTGCAG GTAAGATCGCTCTGGAGAGGGAACGTCTGGGCGCCGACAGGAAAGAAAGGGAACGCCGATTTGAGCTTGAGAGCCAGGAGCGGCAGGTCATCTTGGACCTCCTGAAGGAGAAGGTGCTGAAAGGCTGA